The bacterium genome contains a region encoding:
- the ruvX gene encoding Holliday junction resolvase RuvX, translating to MKFLGIDYGRRKIGLAVSDGKLAEPYQVIRYRDWDKMIAHIQRIIEKQKIEKVVVGISEGEMAKEQNEFAKQFRAETFDETLSSHDAQVMSIQSGMGRKKRREMEDAFAATIMLQSYLDNA from the coding sequence ATGAAATTTTTAGGCATTGATTATGGTAGAAGAAAAATAGGTCTTGCTGTTTCTGATGGCAAACTTGCTGAACCATATCAAGTAATTCGCTACAGAGATTGGGATAAAATGATTGCCCACATTCAAAGGATAATTGAAAAGCAAAAAATAGAAAAAGTAGTTGTTGGTATTTCAGAGGGTGAAATGGCAAAGGAGCAAAACGAGTTTGCTAAACAATTTAGAGCTGAAACGTTTGATGAAACACTAAGTTCACATGATGCCCAAGTTATGTCAATTCAATCGGGTATGGGTAGAAAAAAACGACGCGAGATGGAAGATGCATTTGCAGCAACTATTATGTTACAATCATATCTAGACAATGCTTAA
- the mltG gene encoding endolytic transglycosylase MltG, translated as MKFKLLTVILLPFVLVAVFIFYFRGLLLPVSDNSGEVDFLINKGSSVAQIGNNLESAKLIRSGIAFKFYVQLTNNTNKIQAGEFQLTQNLSLVEMVDRLKKGPTEFWVTIPEGLRREEIAIRFAIVLNKETDFIDEFLRLTVGKEGYLYPDTYLFPKSASATQVVNRLTTTFDQKVKNATKEQVIMASLLERETFTNEEKPVVAGVLYKRLENGWPLQIDATLQYAKDNIKYKNVSLTNKYWDPAYAQDKGIESPFNTYKNLGLPPAPIANPGASTINAVINSVESEYWYYIHDNSGKIHYARTLDEHNQNINRYLR; from the coding sequence ATGAAATTTAAACTACTTACAGTAATTCTTTTACCTTTCGTACTTGTTGCAGTTTTTATTTTCTACTTTAGGGGTCTACTTTTGCCAGTCTCTGATAATAGTGGTGAGGTTGATTTTTTAATTAACAAAGGTTCTTCGGTTGCCCAAATAGGTAATAACTTGGAAAGCGCCAAGCTTATACGAAGTGGTATCGCTTTCAAGTTCTATGTGCAACTGACAAATAATACAAATAAAATCCAAGCAGGTGAGTTCCAACTTACTCAAAACCTAAGTTTGGTTGAAATGGTTGATAGACTAAAGAAAGGTCCGACAGAATTTTGGGTAACTATTCCTGAGGGTTTAAGACGTGAAGAAATTGCAATTAGGTTTGCAATCGTCTTAAACAAGGAAACAGATTTTATTGACGAGTTTTTAAGATTAACCGTAGGTAAAGAAGGTTATCTCTATCCCGATACTTATTTATTTCCCAAGTCAGCATCTGCTACCCAGGTTGTTAATAGATTAACCACAACATTTGACCAAAAAGTAAAGAATGCAACCAAAGAACAGGTTATCATGGCTTCCCTTTTGGAAAGAGAAACGTTTACAAATGAGGAAAAACCAGTAGTTGCTGGAGTTTTGTATAAAAGATTAGAAAACGGTTGGCCGTTACAAATAGATGCAACACTGCAATATGCTAAAGATAATATTAAATATAAAAATGTATCCTTGACCAATAAATATTGGGATCCTGCATATGCACAAGATAAAGGTATCGAGTCACCCTTTAATACATACAAGAATCTTGGACTCCCCCCCGCACCAATTGCAAATCCTGGTGCGTCTACAATTAATGCTGTAATTAATTCTGTTGAGAGCGAATACTGGTATTACATCCATGACAATAGTGGCAAGATTCATTATGCCAGAACACTAGATGAACATAATCAAAATATTAATCGGTACTTAAGATAG
- a CDS encoding sortase: MNFSHRRKVIKLLSFGLSAFGLTILFVSIWPIVVYQLTNARSYSTLLSPLVLEKKDETKEPTDYTKASTWFPTADTKDFEESKVDFYTITIPKLKIEDAIVAIGGEDLSKHLVQYPGTALPGRNGNAVIFGHSILPIFYNPKNYMAIFSTLPTLKNGDQIFVKFDGVSYDFVVEELFEIYPTDIQILEQNNSDSFLTLVTCTPPGDPRNPKRLIVRARVVS; encoded by the coding sequence ATGAATTTTAGTCACAGAAGAAAAGTTATTAAATTATTGTCGTTTGGATTAAGCGCTTTTGGGCTTACTATATTGTTTGTTTCAATTTGGCCCATTGTTGTTTATCAACTGACCAATGCAAGATCTTATTCCACCCTTCTATCCCCTTTAGTATTAGAGAAAAAAGATGAAACAAAAGAACCCACCGACTATACCAAAGCATCAACCTGGTTTCCTACGGCTGACACAAAAGATTTTGAGGAGTCAAAAGTAGATTTTTACACAATTACAATCCCGAAACTAAAAATAGAAGATGCCATTGTCGCAATCGGGGGTGAAGATTTGTCCAAGCACCTAGTACAGTATCCTGGAACAGCCCTGCCGGGTAGAAACGGCAATGCTGTAATTTTCGGTCATTCAATTCTACCAATTTTCTATAACCCTAAAAATTATATGGCGATATTCTCAACACTTCCTACTTTAAAAAATGGTGATCAGATTTTTGTTAAATTTGATGGTGTTTCATACGATTTTGTAGTTGAAGAACTGTTTGAAATATATCCAACAGACATTCAGATTTTAGAACAAAACAATTCTGATTCGTTTTTAACACTGGTAACTTGTACCCCACCAGGAGACCCCAGAAATCCAAAACGTTTAATTGTTAGGGCAAGAGTGGTAAGCTAA